A DNA window from Haladaptatus cibarius D43 contains the following coding sequences:
- a CDS encoding MBL fold metallo-hydrolase produces MQFSFQRANPSKGGGSTLLRFDDDIDDRTACILVDSGDGVDLDTLLSPDDYLAAIVLTHAHLDHYLSIGDSLRDGAPIYTSSATASTLETVLGEGQKNYRLGEVADVLDAVTAINDWVTVTSELELRPISAGHVPGAACFAVRFSDGTETNTILLTGDFTARNAGGYSGLPTNLPMKVDALFVNASTNERFEATLSDSLETVLERVRAGSSVLVTTSGLTGVQYAYALGHLCDRIGEPAGITLTGQVAKLYDDLDYDVPNVESVPVFDRPETLFESSDIVVAGPEVPVEGSSKRLFECIENDPTATLVQLTGGAISPVESATCTVYDYEFRNHPTEETIDTVVERLNPTNVVPVHASRRRLKRYRGKYDSAFVWANDDTEEYILYEDGRWSAPPWLSDRAVRSIRAQEWQANGGSLFEDFNGDDSDTATLGRDQSVDLDAEGVEVERFDRQFDSQPVIQERTDAKPERAEEGETEPVETESASESADAEFRRNVLDRLDDIEASVSNSLVRARVVDAGDGMTLLRLFGDSDLEHGDEVELRVTDSE; encoded by the coding sequence ATGCAATTTAGCTTCCAACGCGCGAACCCATCGAAAGGAGGTGGATCTACGCTCCTTCGCTTCGACGACGACATCGACGACAGAACCGCTTGTATTCTCGTCGATTCGGGTGACGGCGTTGACCTCGATACACTTCTCTCCCCGGACGACTATCTCGCCGCAATCGTTCTCACGCACGCACATCTCGACCACTATCTGTCCATCGGCGACTCCCTCCGCGACGGTGCGCCGATATACACCTCATCGGCAACTGCATCGACGCTGGAAACCGTACTGGGAGAAGGTCAGAAAAACTACCGTTTGGGAGAGGTTGCGGACGTTCTCGACGCGGTTACTGCAATCAACGACTGGGTAACTGTCACGAGCGAACTCGAACTGCGTCCGATTTCGGCAGGCCACGTTCCGGGTGCTGCCTGCTTCGCGGTTCGGTTTTCCGATGGGACGGAAACGAACACGATTCTTCTGACCGGCGATTTTACCGCCCGAAACGCGGGTGGCTATTCGGGACTGCCGACGAATCTCCCGATGAAAGTAGACGCATTATTCGTCAACGCCTCGACGAACGAGAGGTTCGAGGCGACGCTTTCCGACTCGCTCGAAACCGTCCTCGAACGGGTTCGCGCGGGGTCGTCCGTCCTCGTCACGACGAGCGGCCTTACCGGCGTGCAGTATGCGTATGCGCTCGGCCACCTCTGTGACCGAATCGGCGAACCCGCCGGAATCACGCTCACCGGTCAGGTAGCTAAACTCTACGACGACTTGGACTACGACGTTCCGAACGTCGAATCCGTTCCCGTATTCGACCGACCCGAGACGCTTTTCGAATCGAGCGATATCGTCGTCGCAGGCCCGGAGGTTCCGGTCGAAGGGAGTTCGAAACGGTTGTTCGAGTGTATCGAAAACGACCCGACGGCGACGCTCGTTCAACTCACTGGCGGTGCGATTTCCCCGGTCGAAAGCGCGACTTGTACCGTCTACGACTACGAATTTCGCAACCATCCAACCGAAGAAACCATCGACACGGTGGTCGAGCGACTGAATCCGACGAACGTCGTTCCGGTACACGCCAGTCGCCGGAGACTCAAACGGTATCGAGGGAAGTACGACTCGGCGTTCGTCTGGGCAAACGACGACACCGAGGAGTACATCCTGTACGAGGACGGTCGTTGGTCGGCCCCGCCGTGGTTGAGCGACCGTGCAGTGCGGTCGATTCGAGCACAAGAGTGGCAGGCAAACGGAGGCAGTCTGTTCGAGGATTTCAACGGGGATGATTCCGACACCGCGACGCTCGGACGCGACCAGTCCGTTGACCTCGATGCCGAAGGTGTCGAGGTCGAACGATTCGACCGGCAGTTCGACTCACAGCCCGTGATTCAAGAACGTACTGATGCAAAACCAGAACGGGCCGAAGAAGGCGAGACGGAACCCGTCGAAACCGAATCAGCTTCCGAATCCGCCGATGCCGAGTTTCGGCGAAACGTTCTCGACCGATTGGACGACATCGAAGCGTCGGTTTCCAACTCGCTGGTTCGTGCCCGCGTCGTGGACGCTGGCGACGGCATGACGCTTCTCCGCCTTTTCGGAGATTCCGACCTCGAACACGGTGACGAAGTGGAACTGCGAGTGACCGACAGCGAGTGA
- a CDS encoding DUF3179 domain-containing protein, with the protein MNVRQVIPRDAIPSVDDPKFSSVYDGEDDDSVVVFVPEKEPAKAYPIRYLHYHEIVNDRAGGTPIAVTWCPLCGSAVVYSREIDGKTLQFGVSGKLADDDLVMYDRETETEWKQSSGEAIAGELRGESLTVLPAGLLSKERYRDRYPNGLVLQSPGGESEASGPGDDPEPIDYDEEPYRAYFERDGFGLDAHRGGDSRDWNRDDLDPKAVVLGVESGGEAVGFPLPRVEDAGGIITATVGETAVVVVSSEGIHAYENPAPGYEFEHDEGSYFLADGVRWHAASGESEDGRELTRLPARRLFAFAWQDDHGADSFWSPE; encoded by the coding sequence ATGAACGTCAGGCAGGTTATTCCACGCGACGCGATTCCGAGCGTGGACGACCCCAAATTCAGCTCCGTGTACGACGGCGAAGACGACGACTCGGTCGTCGTCTTCGTACCCGAAAAGGAACCAGCGAAAGCGTATCCGATTCGGTATCTCCACTATCACGAAATCGTCAACGACCGGGCCGGAGGAACGCCGATTGCGGTGACGTGGTGTCCCCTCTGTGGCAGTGCGGTCGTCTACTCCCGCGAGATTGACGGGAAGACGCTTCAGTTCGGCGTGTCGGGCAAACTCGCGGACGACGACCTCGTGATGTACGACCGCGAGACGGAAACCGAATGGAAACAGTCGAGCGGCGAGGCAATCGCGGGCGAACTCCGTGGCGAATCGCTCACCGTCCTCCCCGCCGGACTCCTTTCGAAGGAACGATACCGTGACCGGTATCCGAACGGTCTCGTCCTCCAGTCGCCGGGGGGCGAAAGCGAAGCGAGCGGCCCCGGCGACGACCCGGAGCCAATCGACTACGACGAGGAACCGTACCGGGCGTACTTCGAGCGCGACGGATTCGGACTGGATGCCCATCGCGGCGGCGACTCGCGCGACTGGAATCGTGACGACCTCGACCCGAAAGCGGTCGTTCTCGGCGTGGAATCCGGCGGCGAAGCGGTCGGATTTCCGCTTCCGCGCGTGGAGGACGCTGGCGGAATCATCACTGCGACAGTCGGCGAAACTGCTGTGGTCGTCGTTTCCAGCGAGGGGATTCACGCCTACGAGAATCCAGCACCCGGATACGAGTTCGAACACGACGAGGGGTCGTATTTTCTCGCCGATGGGGTGCGCTGGCACGCAGCGAGTGGCGAAAGCGAGGACGGGCGCGAACTGACGCGACTTCCGGCACGCAGGCTGTTCGCGTTCGCGTGGCAGGACGACCACGGCGCGGACAGTTTTTGGTCACCCGAGTAA
- a CDS encoding potassium channel family protein, whose translation MKRQWRRALLYIGAFFTILVVYTFLYSWAMGTFENVDRSFIEAFAIVIETFTTTGYGIDSIYWNSTEMKILMSVMQMTGVFLIFIALPLFVAPWIQEVIRTRPPTSVDELDDHVVICGYSPRAETLIDELLAWNHDYVIVVSDREAALDLYEQNINVVHGDPESADVLENVHVQQADTAIADATDEQNASIALAVREISSNVRIITLVEDASLTNYLEYAGANQVFSPRHLLGRSLAEKVTASVSTDLGETVTIGEDFQIVELSIQDGSEVANTKLAESEIRERTGASIIGLWRRGEFQSSPSPDILLDENTILLVAGRETQLEQLKEMTLSGELDTARRSVIVAGYGEVGSTVESEMQSTSMRPVVVDIEDKPDVDVVGDVTEENVLRDAGVEHANALILALGDDTTTIFATLVARELAPGVEIVARANETDNIGKLYSAGADYVLALETVSGRMLASTILDEEEVISPDKQVDIVRTTAPGLVGKSLGDAEIRSRTGCTVIAVERNGEVITDLGPRFTIRAGDQLIIAGTDEDTNQFAELAQ comes from the coding sequence ATGAAACGACAATGGCGACGGGCGCTACTCTACATTGGCGCATTCTTCACTATTCTCGTCGTGTACACGTTTCTCTACTCGTGGGCGATGGGAACCTTTGAAAACGTTGACCGGAGCTTCATCGAAGCGTTCGCTATCGTCATCGAGACGTTCACGACGACCGGATACGGGATAGATTCCATCTATTGGAATTCCACAGAGATGAAAATTCTCATGAGTGTAATGCAGATGACGGGCGTCTTTCTCATTTTCATCGCCCTACCGCTGTTCGTCGCGCCGTGGATACAGGAGGTGATACGCACGAGGCCGCCGACTTCCGTGGACGAACTGGACGACCACGTCGTCATCTGTGGCTACTCACCACGCGCTGAGACACTTATCGACGAACTGCTGGCGTGGAACCACGACTACGTCATCGTGGTTAGCGACCGCGAGGCGGCCCTCGACTTGTACGAACAGAATATCAACGTCGTTCACGGTGACCCCGAATCCGCTGACGTACTCGAAAACGTTCACGTCCAGCAGGCGGATACGGCCATCGCGGATGCGACCGACGAACAAAACGCCAGTATCGCGCTGGCGGTTCGGGAAATTTCGTCTAACGTGCGGATTATCACCCTCGTGGAGGATGCCAGTCTAACCAACTATCTCGAATACGCCGGAGCGAACCAAGTGTTCTCGCCGCGCCACCTGCTCGGCCGCAGTCTCGCGGAAAAAGTAACCGCATCGGTGTCTACCGACCTCGGCGAGACTGTCACCATCGGCGAGGATTTCCAAATCGTCGAGTTGTCGATTCAAGACGGCAGCGAGGTTGCGAACACGAAACTCGCGGAAAGTGAAATCCGCGAACGAACCGGAGCGAGTATCATCGGCCTGTGGCGGCGCGGTGAATTTCAGAGTTCACCGTCCCCTGACATCCTGCTCGACGAAAATACGATTCTGCTCGTGGCGGGTCGAGAGACACAACTCGAACAGCTAAAAGAGATGACACTCTCTGGTGAACTCGATACGGCACGTCGGTCGGTCATCGTTGCGGGATACGGCGAAGTCGGCTCGACGGTCGAGAGCGAAATGCAATCGACGTCGATGCGACCCGTCGTGGTCGATATTGAAGACAAACCCGACGTCGATGTCGTCGGGGACGTGACCGAGGAAAACGTTCTGCGCGATGCCGGTGTCGAACACGCGAACGCGCTTATTTTAGCGCTCGGGGACGATACGACGACGATTTTCGCAACCCTCGTCGCGCGCGAACTCGCACCCGGCGTCGAAATCGTCGCTCGGGCCAACGAGACGGACAACATCGGCAAACTGTACAGTGCGGGTGCGGACTACGTTCTCGCACTCGAAACGGTCAGCGGTCGGATGCTCGCCTCGACAATTCTGGACGAGGAGGAAGTTATCTCGCCGGACAAACAGGTAGACATCGTCCGAACGACTGCACCGGGCCTCGTCGGGAAGAGTCTCGGAGATGCCGAAATCCGTTCTCGAACTGGGTGTACCGTCATCGCAGTCGAGCGAAACGGCGAAGTCATCACCGACCTCGGCCCGAGATTTACGATTCGGGCGGGCGACCAACTCATCATCGCCGGAACTGACGAAGATACGAATCAGTTTGCCGAACTCGCACAGTGA
- a CDS encoding MmgE/PrpD family protein, with the protein MTTTAEIAEFVTETEFDDLSGETVDELKKRVLDSIGIAVGAMGAEPVEAVRATVEEMNGEGCTLWGGDTASPPDATMLNTAYVRYLDYMDSFLAPGETPHPSDNIAGILAVGEYEGCSGKDLLTAIGIAYEVQAELAWNAPVRDRGWDHVTHTVISATAGAAKLFGLDSEEIRSAIGIAGTAHNALRVTRTEGISEWKGIASANAARNGVYSAMLAKNEVEGPTNLFEGQKGWKQIVSGDFEVDFSPSERVHDVMTKKYVAETYAQSAVEGIIELAQGEDIDPGDVDSIHLDTFAGAKLIIGGGEGSRYEVETKAQADHSLPYMLAAALIDREMTNAQYDPERIQRDDVQELLRTVDVAEDDELTDRFEAGEMPAIIEITMADGTIHRVEKDDFEGHPNNSMSWEQIETKFERMTEERYDHSRRERIVDTVLQLENHQTGDLVALLD; encoded by the coding sequence ATGACGACGACAGCAGAAATCGCAGAGTTCGTTACCGAAACGGAGTTCGACGACCTCTCGGGTGAGACCGTCGATGAACTGAAAAAGCGCGTTCTCGATTCGATTGGCATCGCGGTGGGGGCGATGGGGGCTGAACCGGTCGAAGCAGTCCGCGCGACTGTCGAGGAGATGAACGGCGAGGGATGTACGCTCTGGGGTGGCGACACGGCTTCTCCCCCGGATGCGACCATGCTGAACACTGCATACGTTCGGTATCTCGACTACATGGATTCGTTTCTCGCACCTGGCGAAACGCCGCATCCCAGCGACAACATCGCGGGGATACTCGCAGTCGGGGAGTACGAGGGCTGTTCGGGGAAAGACCTGCTCACCGCGATTGGAATCGCCTACGAGGTACAGGCCGAACTCGCGTGGAACGCGCCGGTTCGTGACCGGGGGTGGGACCACGTCACCCACACCGTCATTTCGGCGACTGCGGGCGCGGCGAAACTGTTCGGACTCGATTCCGAAGAAATTCGGTCGGCAATCGGTATCGCGGGAACCGCACACAACGCCCTCCGGGTGACGCGAACCGAAGGGATTTCGGAGTGGAAAGGAATCGCTTCGGCGAACGCCGCCAGAAACGGCGTCTACTCGGCCATGCTGGCAAAAAATGAAGTGGAGGGGCCGACGAATCTGTTCGAGGGTCAAAAGGGGTGGAAACAAATCGTCTCCGGCGATTTCGAGGTCGATTTCTCGCCGAGTGAGCGCGTCCACGACGTGATGACGAAAAAATACGTCGCCGAGACGTATGCCCAATCCGCCGTCGAGGGCATCATCGAACTGGCGCAGGGCGAGGACATCGACCCCGGGGACGTGGACTCGATTCACCTTGACACCTTCGCGGGTGCGAAACTCATCATCGGCGGCGGCGAGGGAAGCCGATACGAAGTGGAGACGAAGGCGCAGGCAGACCACTCTCTCCCCTACATGTTGGCCGCGGCGCTCATCGACCGGGAGATGACGAACGCGCAGTACGACCCCGAACGAATTCAGCGCGACGACGTGCAGGAACTGCTTCGAACCGTGGACGTGGCGGAGGACGACGAGTTGACCGACCGATTCGAGGCGGGCGAGATGCCAGCGATTATCGAGATAACGATGGCGGATGGAACGATACACCGCGTCGAAAAGGACGATTTCGAGGGGCATCCGAACAACTCGATGTCGTGGGAGCAGATAGAGACGAAGTTCGAACGGATGACCGAGGAGCGATACGACCACTCCCGGCGGGAACGAATCGTGGACACCGTACTGCAACTCGAAAATCACCAAACTGGCGACCTCGTGGCGCTCCTCGACTGA
- a CDS encoding HAD-IIA family hydrolase, producing MASYRGAIVDMDGTLVRGGNPLPGANEGIRALRENGIDLLLFSNNPTQPPERYVERLAAHGISIDEEQVLTSALVTAEFLEAEYGERDLFVVGETYLRDLLRERGFTVLEDPDAAELVVGSIDREFDYDELTRAFWALEDGAPFVGTDPDVTIPAAERLVPGSGAIINAIAGVAGREPEHILGKPAPEAGAAALERLGVRAEDCLVVGDRLDTDIALGERIGATTVLVQSGVTTPDSLDETAVQPEYILDNVGQIGKLLEN from the coding sequence ATGGCGAGCTATCGCGGTGCAATCGTAGATATGGACGGAACGTTGGTTCGGGGCGGCAACCCCCTGCCCGGTGCGAACGAGGGTATACGAGCACTCCGAGAGAACGGGATAGACCTCCTCCTCTTTTCGAACAATCCGACACAACCACCCGAGCGGTACGTCGAGCGACTCGCCGCACACGGCATCAGCATCGACGAAGAGCAGGTGCTCACGTCGGCGCTCGTCACCGCCGAATTTCTGGAAGCCGAGTACGGCGAACGCGACCTGTTCGTCGTTGGAGAGACGTATCTCCGCGACCTCCTGCGCGAGCGGGGATTTACGGTGCTGGAAGACCCAGACGCCGCGGAACTGGTCGTTGGCTCTATCGACCGCGAGTTCGATTACGACGAACTCACGCGCGCATTCTGGGCGCTCGAAGACGGTGCCCCCTTCGTCGGTACCGACCCGGACGTGACGATTCCAGCCGCGGAACGTCTCGTCCCCGGGTCGGGTGCTATCATCAACGCCATAGCGGGCGTTGCCGGGAGGGAACCAGAGCACATACTCGGTAAGCCAGCACCGGAAGCAGGAGCGGCGGCGCTCGAACGCCTCGGCGTTCGAGCGGAAGACTGCCTCGTCGTCGGCGACCGGTTGGACACCGACATCGCGCTCGGGGAGCGTATCGGCGCGACGACGGTGCTCGTCCAGTCGGGAGTAACAACGCCGGACAGTCTCGACGAAACCGCTGTGCAACCGGAGTATATTCTCGACAACGTCGGACAGATTGGGAAACTGCTTGAGAACTGA
- a CDS encoding phosphosulfolactate synthase codes for MTDRAFDFLHVNERESKPREKGITEMRGPYYDPMGPRELQDILDTMGEYVDIYKFSGGSFALMPEDVVEELISVCHDYDVQVSTGGFIENVLVRDNDKVDQYVEEAGNLGFDIVEISSGFIAIDTDDLVALTELVQDHGLKAKPEINVQFGAGGASAVEELESEEAIDPASAIREANRHLDAGAYKIMVESEGITEQVREWRTDVAFAIANEVGIENCVFEAADPEVFEWYIKNFGPEVNLFVDNSQIVELECMRSGLWGKKSSWGRVVSYDHGEQ; via the coding sequence ATGACCGACAGAGCATTCGACTTTCTGCACGTCAACGAGCGCGAATCGAAACCACGCGAGAAGGGAATTACCGAGATGCGCGGGCCGTACTACGACCCGATGGGACCGCGCGAGCTTCAGGACATCCTCGACACGATGGGTGAGTACGTGGACATCTACAAGTTCTCGGGCGGGTCATTCGCCCTGATGCCCGAGGACGTGGTGGAAGAACTCATTTCGGTGTGTCACGACTACGACGTCCAAGTTTCGACGGGTGGATTCATCGAGAACGTCCTCGTGCGCGACAACGACAAGGTAGACCAATACGTCGAAGAGGCCGGAAACCTCGGCTTCGACATCGTCGAAATTTCCTCGGGATTCATCGCCATCGACACCGATGATTTGGTGGCGCTGACCGAACTGGTACAAGACCACGGCCTCAAAGCGAAACCCGAAATCAACGTCCAGTTCGGCGCTGGCGGGGCCTCGGCGGTCGAAGAACTGGAGAGCGAGGAGGCCATCGACCCGGCGAGTGCGATTCGGGAGGCAAATCGCCATCTCGACGCCGGAGCGTACAAAATCATGGTCGAATCGGAAGGCATCACGGAACAGGTGCGCGAGTGGCGAACCGACGTGGCGTTCGCAATCGCCAACGAGGTCGGCATCGAAAACTGCGTGTTCGAGGCCGCAGACCCCGAGGTGTTCGAGTGGTACATCAAGAACTTCGGGCCGGAGGTGAACCTGTTCGTGGACAACTCCCAAATCGTTGAGTTGGAGTGCATGCGCTCCGGCCTCTGGGGGAAAAAGAGTTCGTGGGGTCGGGTGGTGTCGTACGACCATGGCGAACAGTGA
- a CDS encoding stage II sporulation protein M yields the protein MKFSDASSSVRAVLLSRPATILPVFLAGTSVGMVAQSVPIVGVVLAYLLLLGSGRIESVFTTIQGIDFNQSTLSEAESERIREAMMELVTPEVIAVLVLSVIGAIVVGILGRAVAEAAQVHTTTAALRNEPALPSGVAGASDDWWTFIKLAIVRVLAYLFLLAPVVVLTYLSITVSSALLLLAFLGGLLLIPGGFLIYLLFMFVPQAIVIDGVGVRTGIRRNGRFVWNNKARVGAYFVVVIGLVGIFGFVSFFFQLLGVGRLLGIAVAFFLLPTLGVLKTALYLDDATLEPRARGSVRGAFGRGLGELKSFVFGRLGLVALSTALFAAGTAGGWLATSQFALESLQTDVSQNVFGAIPVDTFVMLTANNWLVSISAAFSGLAFGAPTVVALVFNGLIVGAVVGLLPDTSLAVALIAPHGIIEIPALAIAGALGLHLGGSVWSYVRGSATATDLAGELSRAYYILLGLLPVFIVAAFIEAFVTWWVAAALT from the coding sequence ATGAAGTTCAGTGATGCAAGTTCCTCGGTTCGGGCAGTCCTCCTCTCCCGACCTGCGACGATACTCCCGGTATTTCTCGCCGGGACGAGCGTCGGCATGGTCGCACAGTCGGTGCCAATCGTCGGCGTCGTGTTGGCCTACCTGCTCCTCCTCGGGTCGGGTCGCATCGAATCGGTTTTCACGACGATTCAGGGCATCGATTTCAACCAATCGACCCTGAGCGAGGCGGAAAGTGAACGAATCAGGGAAGCGATGATGGAGTTGGTCACGCCGGAAGTAATCGCCGTCCTCGTCCTCTCGGTTATCGGCGCAATCGTCGTGGGTATCCTCGGCCGCGCCGTCGCGGAAGCGGCACAAGTTCACACGACCACGGCGGCGCTTCGAAACGAACCGGCACTCCCGTCGGGAGTCGCCGGTGCGAGCGACGACTGGTGGACGTTTATCAAACTCGCCATTGTCCGCGTGCTTGCGTACCTCTTCCTGCTGGCACCGGTTGTGGTGCTGACGTACCTTTCCATCACCGTTAGCTCTGCACTCCTCCTGTTGGCCTTCCTCGGGGGCCTCCTGCTGATTCCCGGCGGATTCCTCATCTACCTCCTTTTCATGTTCGTTCCGCAGGCCATCGTCATCGACGGCGTCGGCGTTCGAACCGGAATCCGCCGGAACGGACGTTTCGTATGGAACAATAAAGCCCGCGTCGGGGCCTACTTCGTCGTCGTGATTGGCCTCGTGGGAATATTCGGCTTCGTTTCGTTTTTCTTCCAACTTCTCGGCGTCGGTCGCCTCCTCGGAATCGCCGTCGCCTTCTTCCTGTTGCCGACACTCGGCGTGCTGAAGACGGCGCTCTATCTCGATGACGCGACCCTCGAACCCCGAGCGCGCGGGTCGGTTCGCGGTGCGTTCGGACGCGGACTCGGCGAACTCAAATCGTTCGTCTTCGGCCGTCTCGGACTCGTCGCCCTTTCGACCGCGCTGTTCGCCGCCGGAACCGCTGGCGGCTGGCTCGCAACCAGCCAGTTCGCGCTCGAAAGCCTCCAGACCGACGTCTCCCAGAACGTGTTCGGTGCCATTCCCGTCGATACCTTCGTCATGCTGACGGCCAACAATTGGCTCGTCTCCATCTCCGCAGCGTTCTCCGGACTCGCGTTCGGCGCGCCGACGGTCGTCGCACTCGTCTTCAACGGACTCATCGTCGGTGCCGTCGTCGGACTGCTTCCCGACACGTCGCTCGCCGTCGCGCTCATCGCACCGCACGGCATCATCGAAATTCCCGCACTGGCAATTGCAGGGGCACTCGGCCTCCATCTCGGTGGGTCTGTGTGGTCATACGTTCGCGGTTCCGCGACTGCAACCGACCTCGCGGGAGAACTCAGCCGAGCGTACTACATCCTGCTCGGACTCCTTCCGGTGTTCATCGTCGCAGCGTTCATCGAAGCGTTCGTGACGTGGTGGGTCGCCGCCGCGCTCACGTAA
- a CDS encoding aldo/keto reductase: MTDKKRLVRDLSFAVVRHFVFTSSYPLTRIEYETIQDTDIPKIGLGTWRMGGSTCRNAVETALDLGYRHIDTAQAYGNERQVGQAIENAEVAREDIFLTTKVWPIHRKYDAILDSVHESLAQLGTEYVDLLLIHWPNPVASTREVMRGLSAAQNDGLTRHIGVSNFDVEQLESARNEATAPILTDQVQFHPYNPQRELLDYCQENDVTLTVYSPLAHGGAMHDQLLTRWLPLVLRVLIVLLVALPAAGKFLDYAGQVEFFTSLGIPAPQLMVLVVGTIEATSAVMLLLGIAGRVAALALVSIMLVAIVTAGANPLNLTILLASIGILSRNRPVLALGTGKPTSETRRIGCPTDLPLIISSVSQPLHNPRPDPEGVFQPKSHRLLSEVLF, encoded by the coding sequence GTGACCGACAAAAAGAGGCTCGTTCGTGACCTCTCGTTCGCTGTCGTCCGCCACTTCGTATTTACCTCCAGCTATCCACTAACTCGCATAGAATACGAGACGATACAGGACACCGACATTCCGAAAATCGGCCTCGGAACGTGGCGAATGGGGGGTTCGACCTGCCGAAATGCGGTCGAAACGGCGCTCGATTTGGGCTATCGACATATCGACACGGCACAAGCCTACGGAAACGAGCGGCAGGTCGGGCAGGCAATCGAGAACGCCGAGGTCGCTCGAGAAGATATTTTCCTGACGACGAAGGTGTGGCCGATACATCGAAAATACGACGCGATTCTCGATTCGGTTCACGAGAGTTTGGCGCAACTTGGGACGGAGTACGTCGATTTACTGCTTATTCACTGGCCGAATCCCGTGGCTTCCACTCGTGAAGTGATGCGTGGCCTCTCCGCCGCACAAAACGACGGATTGACCCGGCATATCGGCGTGAGCAACTTCGATGTGGAACAACTGGAATCTGCACGAAACGAGGCTACAGCACCGATTCTCACCGACCAAGTGCAGTTTCATCCCTACAATCCACAGCGCGAACTGCTCGACTACTGCCAAGAAAACGACGTGACGCTGACGGTTTACAGTCCGCTTGCCCACGGCGGAGCCATGCACGACCAACTTCTCACCAGGTGGCTTCCGCTCGTCCTGCGAGTGCTGATAGTCCTTCTCGTCGCGCTCCCCGCCGCTGGCAAGTTTCTGGATTACGCCGGACAAGTGGAGTTTTTTACTAGCCTCGGTATTCCAGCACCCCAATTGATGGTTCTCGTTGTTGGAACCATCGAGGCGACATCTGCCGTCATGCTTTTACTGGGAATTGCCGGGCGAGTCGCGGCGCTCGCACTGGTGAGCATCATGCTCGTCGCCATCGTCACCGCCGGGGCGAACCCGCTCAATCTCACGATACTGCTCGCGTCAATCGGAATTCTCTCTCGGAACCGGCCCGTACTCGCTCTGGGAACCGGAAAACCGACTTCGGAAACCCGCCGCATAGGATGTCCGACTGACCTGCCGCTCATCATTTCATCCGTTTCGCAACCCCTCCACAATCCGCGACCCGACCCGGAAGGCGTTTTCCAGCCCAAGTCCCATCGTCTCCTGTCCGAGGTCCTCTTCTAA